From a single Mycolicibacterium moriokaense genomic region:
- a CDS encoding glycosyltransferase — protein MKIVLACYGTRGDVEPALVIGRELLRRGHDVTMAVAPDLVEFTEGAGLPTVAYGLDTRTWLDTYRNFWTSAFHSFWKFRKLRALWREMWDISDKCWAQMNATLSSLARGADVVLAGQAYQETAVSVVEYLDIPLVTLHHVPMRPNSQLVAFLPRPFRRPAMTVFDWFAWRLNRKVENSQRRELGLPKATTPSPRRIAERGAVEIQAYDEACFPGLAEEWKKWDGLRPFVGTLTMEQSTEVDDEVTSWIASGSPPICFGFGSMPVESPAETVEMISSACAELGERALVCAGWSDFSDVACADHVKVVGGVNYAAVFPACRAVVHHGGSGTTAASLRAGVPTLILSMDANQALWGTQVKRMRVGTARRFSKTTRETLVADLRRILAPDYVQRARELSTRMTRPAENVVVAADLVEKFASAGAS, from the coding sequence ATGAAAATTGTGCTGGCTTGCTATGGAACTCGGGGCGACGTCGAGCCCGCCTTGGTGATTGGTCGCGAGCTGCTGCGGAGGGGCCACGACGTGACTATGGCCGTTGCGCCAGATTTGGTGGAGTTCACCGAGGGTGCTGGGCTACCCACAGTCGCTTACGGCCTCGACACACGCACCTGGCTGGATACCTACCGCAATTTCTGGACGTCTGCGTTTCACTCCTTCTGGAAGTTCCGGAAATTGAGGGCACTGTGGCGGGAAATGTGGGACATCAGCGACAAATGCTGGGCGCAGATGAACGCCACCCTGTCATCCCTGGCCCGGGGCGCCGATGTGGTGTTGGCCGGACAGGCTTACCAAGAAACCGCGGTAAGCGTGGTCGAGTACCTCGACATCCCGTTGGTGACGCTGCATCACGTTCCAATGCGGCCCAACAGCCAGCTCGTCGCGTTTCTCCCACGGCCTTTTCGCCGGCCCGCGATGACGGTTTTCGATTGGTTCGCTTGGCGATTGAACAGAAAGGTCGAGAACTCTCAGCGCCGTGAACTGGGATTGCCGAAAGCGACGACTCCCTCGCCACGGCGAATCGCCGAACGAGGCGCGGTGGAAATTCAGGCTTACGACGAGGCGTGTTTCCCGGGTTTGGCAGAGGAATGGAAGAAGTGGGATGGGCTTCGACCCTTCGTTGGCACGCTGACGATGGAGCAGAGCACCGAAGTAGACGACGAGGTTACGTCGTGGATCGCGTCGGGGTCACCGCCGATCTGCTTCGGCTTCGGCAGTATGCCGGTGGAATCTCCGGCTGAAACGGTCGAGATGATCAGCTCTGCCTGCGCTGAACTGGGCGAGCGCGCGTTGGTGTGCGCCGGGTGGAGTGACTTCAGCGATGTGGCGTGCGCCGACCACGTGAAGGTTGTCGGGGGAGTGAATTACGCGGCTGTATTTCCGGCCTGCCGCGCGGTGGTCCATCATGGCGGCTCAGGCACCACGGCCGCGAGTCTGCGCGCGGGCGTACCGACGCTAATCCTCTCGATGGATGCGAATCAGGCCCTTTGGGGCACGCAAGTCAAGCGAATGAGAGTCGGTACCGCCCGGCGGTTTTCAAAAACAACCCGGGAAACGTTGGTTGCAGATCTGCGCCGCATCCTCGCCCCGGATTACGTTCAGCGAGCCCGAGAGCTCTCTACCCGTATGACAAGGCCCGCAGAGAATGTCGTCGTCGCTGCTGATCTTGTAGAGAAGTTTGCCAGCGCAGGAGCCAGCTGA
- a CDS encoding TylF/MycF family methyltransferase, whose product MTVTDRHATAAYLDLLRRDLTRYGADELVPVGWYTIGRPLFKTKNMMLVRKRPFNKHARDLGLDWPADALTMIGMQRLTSLQHCVETVLQEGIPGDLVECGVWRGGASILMRATLAAYGDQTRTVWLADSFEGVPPPDAAKYKADKGDRLHRYAALAVPEEEVRANFQRYDLLDGQVRFIPGWFKDTLHKAPIEQIAVLRLDGDLYESTIQALDALYPRLSPGGFCIIDDYHAIKACEKAVTDYREQHKITAEIVEVDGTGVLWRK is encoded by the coding sequence TTGACCGTGACCGATCGCCATGCTACCGCCGCGTATCTGGACCTGCTTAGGCGGGATCTCACCAGATACGGAGCCGACGAGCTGGTTCCCGTGGGGTGGTACACCATCGGCCGCCCGCTATTCAAGACGAAGAACATGATGCTGGTCCGGAAACGGCCGTTCAACAAGCATGCTCGCGACTTGGGGCTCGACTGGCCGGCTGACGCGCTGACGATGATCGGCATGCAGCGCCTAACCAGTCTGCAGCACTGTGTTGAGACGGTCCTCCAAGAGGGCATCCCCGGTGACCTCGTCGAATGCGGGGTGTGGCGCGGAGGCGCATCGATCCTGATGCGCGCGACCCTAGCGGCCTATGGTGATCAGACGCGAACCGTCTGGCTTGCCGACTCGTTCGAGGGCGTACCGCCACCCGACGCCGCGAAGTACAAAGCCGACAAGGGTGACAGGCTGCACCGGTACGCGGCGCTGGCTGTGCCCGAAGAGGAAGTTAGGGCTAACTTCCAGCGCTACGATTTGCTGGACGGCCAGGTCCGGTTCATCCCTGGTTGGTTCAAAGACACCTTGCACAAGGCTCCGATCGAACAGATCGCGGTCTTGCGTCTTGATGGCGACCTCTACGAATCGACGATTCAAGCGCTCGACGCCCTCTATCCGCGGTTGTCCCCCGGCGGCTTCTGCATCATCGACGACTATCACGCGATTAAGGCATGCGAGAAGGCCGTCACGGATTACCGTGAGCAACATAAGATCACGGCGGAGATCGTCGAAGTAGATGGGACAGGCGTCCTTTGGCGCAAGTAG